From a single Lolium rigidum isolate FL_2022 chromosome 7, APGP_CSIRO_Lrig_0.1, whole genome shotgun sequence genomic region:
- the LOC124676215 gene encoding uncharacterized protein LOC124676215: MDEQEFRSMLDLFPVVRSRDYCKPELESSSKGNAQQAQAQETKGTNKEPSAAEDVFLRKLKMAAAKKVGATKAALFCKTFEEAHNKLVYKELNLDAAQRFLNVYKN, encoded by the exons ATGGACGAGCAGGAGTTCCGGAGCATGCTCGATCTCTTCCCCGTCGTCCGATCCCGCGACTACTGC AAGCCTGAATTGGAATCATCAAGCAAAGGCAATGCACAGCAAGCACAAGCTCAG GAGACAAAAGGAACAAACAAGGAGCCATCTGCTGCAGAAG ATGTCTTCCTAAGAAAATTGAAGATGGCTGCTGCAAAAAAG GTTGGAGCAACAAAGGCAGCATTGTTCTGCAAGACATTTGAAGAAGCCCACAACAAACTT GTTTACAAAGAACTGAATCTGGATGCGGCTCAAAGATTCCTGAATGTCTACAAGAACTGA
- the LOC124679408 gene encoding 10 kDa chaperonin, mitochondrial-like has protein sequence MAAIKRLLPSFNRVLVEKIVLPKKSAGGILLPETSKQLNSGKVVAVGPGERDRDGKLIPVALKEGDHVLLPEYGGLEVKLAPEKEYLLFRENDILGTLSD, from the exons atggcggcgatcAAGCGTCTGCTCCCGTCCTTCAACCGGGTGCTGGTGGAGAAGATTGTGCTGCCCAAGAAGAGCGCCGGCGGCATCCTCCTCCCGGAGACCTCCAAGCAG CTGAACTCTGGCAAGGTTGTGGCTGTTGGCCCTGGAGAACGTGATAGGGATGGAAAGCTGATCCCGGTTGCCCTCAAGGAAGGTGACCATGTTCTGCTGCCAGAGTATGGTGGACTTGAAGTCAAGCTTGCTCCAGAGAAAGA GTACCTCCTCTTCAGAGAGAACGACATCCTGGGTACCCTCTCGGACTGA
- the LOC124677654 gene encoding protein N-terminal and lysine N-methyltransferase efm7-like: MADAGAQTERKEEEEEDDVVCLDPSFFMNREYEMTTFTYGSQVLHLLCSSSASTDYDLTGQLVWPGAVLMNTYLSEHPETVKGRSIIELGSGIGITGILCSRFCKEVVLTDHNDEVLEIIKKNIKLQSSSENAEAVLTAEKLEWGNNDHISNIMKEHPVGFDLIVGADICFQQSSIPCLFDTVEKFLRMQGGKCRFILAYVSRAKVMDALVLKEAEKRGMLVEEVDGTRTTISHLQGVIFSIILR, encoded by the exons ATGGCGGACGCCGGCGCACAGAcggagaggaaggaggaggaggaggaagacgacgtcgTCTGTCTGGATCCGTCCTTCTTCATGAATCGCGA ATACGAGATGACGACCTTCACCTACGGCTCCCAAGTGCTCCACCTCCTCTGCTCCAGCTCCGCCTCCA CTGATTATGACCTTACTGGACAGTTAGTATGGCCAGGTGCTGTTCTGATGAACACATACCTATCGGAACACCCTGAGACTGTGAAGGGACGTTCAATAATTGAGTTGGGATCTGGGATTG GCATTACTGGGATATTGTGCAGCCGTTTCTGTAAAGAGGTGGTATTGACTGATCACAATGATGAAGTTTTAGAG ATTATAAAGAAAAATATAAAGTTGCAGTCATCTTCTGAAAATGCTGAAGCAG TGCTGACGGCTGAGAAGCTGGAGTGGGGAAATAATGATCATATAAGCAATATCATGAAGGAACATCCTGTTGGGTTTGACCTCATTGTTGGAGCTGATATCT GCTTCCAGCAATCTAGCATTCCATGTCTCTTTGATACTGTAGAGAAGTTTCTTCGTATGCAGGGCGGTAAATGTAGATTCATACTGGCTTATGTATCACGAGCTAAAGT CATGGACGCACTAGTACTGAAGGAAGCTGAAAAACGTGGAATGCTTGTTGAAGAAGTGGACGGGACAAGAACCACCATCTCACATCTTCAAggcgtcatattcagcatcatcCTCAGATGA